In Luteitalea sp. TBR-22, one genomic interval encodes:
- the rpmI gene encoding 50S ribosomal protein L35: MPKLKTHKGASKRFKRTASGKFLRGSAFKRHILTSKTTKRKRALRGTVLVSAQDQGRLELMLPYK; the protein is encoded by the coding sequence ATGCCGAAACTCAAGACCCACAAGGGCGCCTCGAAGCGGTTCAAGCGCACCGCCTCTGGCAAGTTCCTGCGCGGCAGCGCGTTCAAGCGGCACATCCTGACGAGCAAGACCACCAAGCGCAAGCGCGCGCTGCGTGGCACCGTGCTCGTCTCGGCCCAGGATCAGGGCCGGCTGGAGCTGATGCTGCCGTACAAGTGA
- the mltG gene encoding endolytic transglycosylase MltG gives MKRFLLFLLLVLLLVALGAGLWVRQRVTAPFAGFSGEQFIEIPQGESTAGIGRRLVEAGVIRDPLTFRLAVRTFARGRSLKAGEYRFEGASTPAEVIERLAKGDVYLVSLTFPEGLTAQEMAVLFGQSGLGSADAFVEASRDPSLIAEVDPQADTLEGYLFPDTYSLPRRISARAMVGRMVKRFTTVFDDDLRRQARATGLTVRQIMSIAALVEKETARAEERPLVAAVYRNRFRIGMPMQADPTVIYALKRAGKWNGNIRKGDLMFDSPYNTYRYPGLPPGPIASPGRAAIEATISPAKVDYLYFVSRNDGSHAFASTLPEHNRNVQKWQVEYFRARR, from the coding sequence GTGAAGCGCTTCCTCCTGTTCCTGCTGCTCGTCCTCCTGCTGGTCGCCCTCGGGGCCGGCCTGTGGGTGCGCCAGCGCGTGACCGCGCCCTTCGCCGGGTTCTCCGGCGAGCAGTTCATCGAGATTCCGCAAGGGGAGAGCACGGCGGGCATCGGCCGTCGCCTGGTGGAGGCGGGCGTGATCCGCGACCCGCTCACCTTCCGCCTCGCGGTGCGGACGTTTGCGCGCGGGCGGTCGCTGAAGGCGGGCGAGTACCGCTTCGAGGGCGCGTCGACGCCGGCCGAGGTCATCGAGAGGCTCGCGAAGGGCGACGTGTATCTGGTGTCGTTGACGTTCCCCGAGGGCCTGACGGCGCAGGAGATGGCCGTCCTGTTCGGGCAGAGCGGGCTGGGCAGCGCCGACGCGTTCGTGGAGGCGTCGCGCGACCCGTCGTTGATCGCCGAGGTCGATCCCCAGGCCGATACGCTCGAGGGCTACCTGTTCCCCGACACCTACAGCCTGCCGCGCCGCATCTCGGCCAGGGCCATGGTGGGACGCATGGTCAAGCGGTTCACGACGGTGTTCGACGACGACCTGCGACGGCAGGCCAGGGCGACCGGCCTCACCGTGCGGCAGATCATGTCGATTGCGGCGCTCGTCGAGAAGGAGACCGCGCGCGCCGAGGAGCGGCCGCTCGTTGCGGCCGTGTATCGCAACCGCTTCCGCATCGGCATGCCGATGCAGGCCGACCCGACGGTCATCTACGCCCTCAAGCGGGCGGGGAAGTGGAACGGCAACATCCGCAAGGGCGACCTGATGTTCGACTCGCCGTACAACACCTACCGCTATCCCGGACTGCCTCCCGGGCCGATCGCCTCGCCGGGCCGTGCGGCCATCGAGGCGACGATCTCGCCTGCGAAGGTCGACTATCTCTACTTCGTCAGCCGCAACGACGGCTCGCACGCCTTCGCGAGCACGCTTCCGGAACACAACCGGAACGTGCAGAAGTGGCAGGTCGAGTACTTCCGCGCGAGGAGGTAA
- the thrS gene encoding threonine--tRNA ligase translates to MTPVVVTLPDGSTRSVAAGTPVRDVAADVSPRLAKAALAAKVDDEVVDLSCPLDRDARVQILTADGPDALKVFRHSTAHLLAAAVTKLFPGTQCGIGPVIDEPPGFYYDFVVERPFVPEDLEKIEAEMRRLAQADEVFERQMWSRDEALRFFADRGEPLKVQLIEENTQGQSEVSVYTIKDRDTFVDFCRGPHVPSTGKLKAFKLTTTSSAYWKGDAKNQPMQRVYGTAFFSDKDLQAHLARIEEAKKRDHRKVGKELGLFMFHPWAPGAAFWLHKGTLLYNGLAEYMRKVLYPAGYDEVKTPIVFNKALWETSGHWHHYRENMFVLEGDEGEDMALKAMNCPGHMLVFASQVRSYRDLPIRFHEQTALHRNEASGVLGGLTRVRQFSQDDAHCFVMQEQIGEEVQRLLGLVQQVYGDLGLTYEVKLSTRPEQYLGQRETWDHAEAQLKLALESAGQAYTINEGDGAFYGPKIDFDVTDAIGRKWQCATIQLDYQLPERFDLKYVGADNAEHRPVVIHRAIFGSFERFIALLIEHFAGAFPLWLAPLQAVVLPIADRHAAYAAEVQAQLKAAGLRVGLDDRQEKIGYKIREAQLQKVPYMLVVGDKEVAEGTVSVRSRQGGDLGSRTVAAFVADADAEVTSKGREPQPVGI, encoded by the coding sequence ATGACACCCGTCGTCGTCACGCTTCCCGACGGATCCACGCGATCCGTCGCTGCAGGTACGCCCGTCCGGGACGTCGCGGCCGACGTGTCTCCGCGTCTTGCCAAGGCTGCCCTGGCGGCCAAGGTCGACGACGAGGTGGTCGACCTCTCGTGCCCGCTCGACAGGGACGCGCGCGTCCAGATCCTCACGGCCGACGGCCCAGACGCGCTGAAGGTGTTCCGGCACAGCACGGCCCACCTGTTGGCCGCGGCGGTCACGAAGCTGTTCCCCGGCACGCAATGCGGCATCGGGCCGGTGATCGACGAGCCGCCGGGCTTCTACTACGACTTCGTGGTGGAGCGGCCGTTCGTGCCGGAGGACCTCGAGAAGATCGAGGCCGAGATGCGCCGCTTGGCGCAGGCCGACGAGGTCTTCGAGCGGCAGATGTGGTCGCGCGACGAGGCGCTGCGGTTCTTCGCCGATCGTGGCGAGCCGCTGAAGGTGCAGCTGATCGAGGAGAACACGCAGGGGCAGTCGGAGGTCTCGGTCTACACGATCAAGGACCGCGACACCTTCGTGGACTTCTGCCGCGGGCCGCACGTGCCCTCGACGGGCAAGCTGAAGGCCTTCAAGCTCACGACGACGTCGAGCGCGTACTGGAAGGGCGACGCGAAGAACCAGCCGATGCAGCGGGTGTACGGCACGGCGTTCTTCAGCGACAAGGACCTGCAGGCGCACCTGGCGCGGATCGAGGAAGCGAAGAAGCGGGACCACCGCAAGGTGGGCAAGGAACTCGGCCTGTTCATGTTCCACCCGTGGGCGCCGGGCGCGGCCTTCTGGCTGCACAAGGGCACGCTGCTGTACAACGGCCTGGCCGAGTACATGCGCAAGGTGCTCTACCCCGCCGGCTACGACGAGGTGAAGACCCCCATCGTCTTCAACAAGGCGCTGTGGGAGACGTCGGGGCACTGGCACCACTACCGCGAGAACATGTTCGTGCTCGAGGGCGACGAGGGCGAGGACATGGCGCTCAAGGCCATGAACTGCCCCGGGCACATGCTGGTGTTCGCCAGCCAGGTGCGGTCGTACCGCGACCTGCCGATTCGCTTCCACGAGCAGACGGCGCTGCACCGCAACGAGGCGTCGGGCGTGCTCGGCGGCCTGACGCGGGTGCGGCAGTTCTCGCAGGACGACGCCCACTGCTTCGTGATGCAGGAGCAGATCGGCGAGGAAGTGCAGCGGCTGCTCGGGCTCGTGCAGCAGGTGTACGGCGACCTCGGGCTGACGTACGAGGTGAAGCTGTCGACGCGGCCGGAGCAGTACCTGGGCCAGCGCGAGACGTGGGATCACGCCGAGGCGCAGCTGAAGCTGGCGCTCGAGTCGGCCGGCCAGGCGTACACGATCAACGAGGGCGACGGCGCGTTCTACGGGCCGAAGATCGACTTCGACGTGACCGACGCGATTGGCCGCAAGTGGCAGTGCGCGACGATCCAGCTGGACTACCAGCTGCCGGAGCGCTTCGACCTGAAGTACGTCGGGGCCGACAACGCCGAGCACCGGCCGGTGGTCATCCACCGGGCGATCTTCGGCAGCTTCGAGCGGTTCATCGCGCTGCTGATCGAGCACTTCGCCGGGGCGTTTCCGCTCTGGCTGGCGCCGCTGCAGGCCGTGGTGCTGCCCATCGCCGATCGCCACGCGGCCTATGCCGCCGAGGTGCAGGCGCAGCTGAAGGCGGCGGGCCTGCGGGTCGGGCTCGATGACCGGCAGGAGAAGATCGGGTACAAGATCCGGGAAGCCCAGTTGCAGAAGGTGCCGTATATGCTGGTGGTTGGCGACAAGGAAGTCGCCGAGGGCACGGTGTCGGTCCGCAGCCGGCAGGGCGGGGATCTCGGGAGCCGCACGGTGGCCGCGTTCGTCGCGGACGCGGACGCCGAGGTCACGAGCAAGGGCCGGGAACCGCAACCGGTCGGGATCTAG
- the xseB gene encoding exodeoxyribonuclease VII small subunit — MTDPTDFEHALAELDGIVRSLEQGDQPLEQSLALFERGVTLSRFCHEKLTDAEKRIQVLTQGGGLRDETAAFEKDLHPRQSDRG, encoded by the coding sequence ATGACCGACCCTACCGACTTCGAACACGCCCTGGCCGAACTCGACGGCATCGTCCGCAGCCTCGAACAGGGGGACCAGCCCCTCGAGCAATCACTCGCGCTGTTCGAGCGCGGCGTGACGCTCTCCCGCTTCTGCCACGAGAAGCTGACCGACGCCGAGAAGCGCATCCAGGTGCTCACACAGGGCGGCGGCCTGCGCGACGAGACGGCCGCCTTCGAGAAGGACCTGCATCCCCGGCAGTCCGACCGCGGATGA
- a CDS encoding S41 family peptidase — MTTRTRYLVLALTTPLVVFTLVGGLLGQQRTTPGAYPHLRVFDDVVSLIFGSYVEEPSADTVLDGAMLGLAEGLDPDSSWLDASQVKGIDGSAASASGTTGLSLTRQYYLRVVAARDGSPAAKAGLHTGDYIRAIDGKSTRHMSLFQGERLLRGPEGSKVTLTVLRGSQTDTHEVVLTRVAPLPVAVTTTMPAPGVGLLRVAAFGERTPQQLREAVAQAVTQGATQVLIDLRHTAEGDPALGAEAARPFVKTGTLAIREARNQGQQKVEARAGDGSLTLPVTLLTTNGTSQAAEVFAAALVENDRARIIGERTLGRAAAQKLVKLPDGSGLWLTYARWLSPKGTAIHGTGLVPAVPVAEPDVEFGAPLGDEDPILDKALETIGARTAPAKAAA, encoded by the coding sequence ATGACCACCCGTACCCGCTACCTCGTGCTCGCTCTCACCACCCCGCTCGTCGTGTTCACGCTCGTGGGTGGACTGCTGGGCCAGCAGCGCACCACCCCGGGCGCCTATCCGCACCTGCGGGTGTTCGACGACGTGGTGTCGTTGATCTTCGGCAGCTACGTGGAGGAACCGAGCGCCGACACGGTGCTCGACGGCGCGATGCTGGGCCTGGCCGAGGGCCTGGATCCGGACAGCTCCTGGCTGGACGCCTCGCAGGTCAAGGGCATCGACGGCAGCGCGGCCTCCGCCTCGGGCACCACCGGCCTCTCGCTGACGCGCCAGTACTACCTGCGCGTGGTGGCGGCGCGCGATGGCTCGCCGGCGGCCAAGGCGGGCCTGCACACCGGCGACTACATTCGCGCCATCGACGGCAAGTCGACCCGGCACATGTCGCTCTTCCAGGGCGAGCGCCTCCTGCGCGGTCCCGAAGGGTCGAAGGTCACCCTCACCGTCCTGCGCGGCAGCCAGACCGACACGCACGAGGTCGTCCTGACGCGCGTCGCGCCGCTGCCGGTGGCGGTGACCACGACGATGCCGGCGCCCGGTGTCGGGCTCCTGCGCGTGGCGGCCTTCGGCGAACGCACCCCGCAGCAGCTGCGGGAGGCCGTGGCGCAGGCGGTCACCCAGGGCGCGACGCAGGTGCTCATCGACCTGCGACACACGGCCGAGGGCGATCCCGCGCTGGGCGCCGAGGCCGCGCGGCCCTTCGTCAAGACCGGCACGCTGGCCATTCGCGAGGCGCGCAACCAGGGGCAGCAGAAGGTCGAGGCGCGGGCGGGCGACGGCAGCCTCACGCTGCCGGTCACCCTGCTGACCACCAACGGCACTTCTCAGGCCGCGGAGGTCTTCGCAGCGGCGCTGGTGGAGAACGATCGCGCCCGGATCATCGGCGAGCGGACGCTCGGCCGGGCGGCGGCGCAGAAGCTGGTGAAGCTGCCCGATGGCAGCGGCCTGTGGCTCACGTACGCGCGATGGCTGTCGCCCAAGGGCACCGCCATCCACGGCACGGGGCTGGTCCCTGCCGTGCCGGTGGCCGAGCCCGACGTGGAGTTTGGCGCGCCACTCGGCGACGAGGACCCGATCCTGGACAAGGCCCTCGAGACCATCGGGGCCCGGACCGCGCCGGCCAAGGCGGCCGCCTGA
- the ruvX gene encoding Holliday junction resolvase RuvX: protein MRVLAFDLGARRTGVAISDASGTLARPLEVVQGPSLKAQWGALLDVIARAQADDEPLETVVVGVPRRLDGSPTDFTPAALDFVARLSRRIAVPVVPLDERLTSVEAEALLATREKDWRRRKAQLDAAAAAVLLQEYLDTRQRISPA from the coding sequence GTGCGTGTGCTGGCGTTCGATCTCGGTGCCCGTCGCACCGGCGTGGCCATCAGCGATGCGTCGGGAACGTTGGCGCGGCCGCTCGAGGTGGTGCAGGGGCCGTCGCTCAAGGCGCAGTGGGGCGCGTTGCTCGACGTGATTGCCCGCGCCCAGGCCGACGATGAGCCACTCGAGACCGTGGTGGTGGGCGTGCCGCGGCGCCTCGACGGCAGCCCGACCGACTTCACGCCGGCGGCCCTCGACTTCGTGGCGCGCCTGTCGCGACGGATTGCGGTGCCGGTGGTGCCGCTCGACGAGCGGCTGACGAGCGTCGAGGCCGAGGCCCTGCTGGCGACCCGCGAGAAGGACTGGCGCCGACGCAAGGCGCAACTGGACGCGGCGGCCGCCGCCGTGCTGCTGCAGGAATATCTCGACACCCGACAAAGGATCTCGCCCGCGTGA
- a CDS encoding NAD(+)/NADH kinase, whose protein sequence is MSAPVNRVGLVAKPGLFEAADLLHELGTWLRQHGITPCYETATAGLSRRPLPGEHCDAEHLGRDEQLLIVLGGDGTLLGTAGRLATGGYDVPVVAVNFGSLGFLTEVRVTEVYDAIAQALAGTAHEERRLMLEAIVRRPDGTRLRHVALNDVVITKGALSRMIDLVASADGQLIARFKADGLIVASPTGSTAYNLSAGGPIVHPAVDALVLTPIAPHTLTNRPVMLPASVAIEIVLAGDIPRSPREETYVTFDGQTGDAIGPGDTVSIHKAPYELRLLKPSSHGYFQVLRQKLRWAER, encoded by the coding sequence ATGAGTGCCCCCGTCAATCGCGTCGGCCTGGTGGCCAAGCCCGGCCTGTTCGAGGCGGCCGACCTGCTGCATGAACTGGGCACGTGGCTGCGCCAGCACGGCATCACGCCGTGCTACGAGACGGCGACGGCCGGCCTCTCGCGCCGCCCGCTCCCCGGAGAGCACTGCGACGCGGAGCACCTCGGGCGCGACGAGCAGTTGCTCATCGTGCTGGGCGGCGACGGCACGTTGCTCGGCACGGCCGGTCGCCTGGCCACCGGCGGCTACGACGTGCCGGTCGTGGCGGTGAACTTCGGCAGCCTCGGGTTCCTGACCGAGGTGCGGGTCACCGAGGTGTACGACGCCATCGCGCAGGCGCTCGCCGGCACCGCGCACGAGGAACGGCGCCTCATGCTCGAGGCGATCGTGCGGCGGCCCGACGGGACGCGCCTCCGGCACGTCGCGCTCAACGACGTGGTGATCACCAAGGGGGCGCTCTCGCGGATGATCGATCTGGTGGCGTCGGCCGACGGGCAGCTGATCGCCCGCTTCAAGGCCGACGGCCTGATCGTCGCCTCGCCGACCGGATCGACCGCCTACAACCTCTCGGCCGGCGGCCCGATCGTCCACCCGGCCGTCGACGCGCTGGTGCTGACGCCGATCGCCCCGCACACGCTCACCAACCGCCCGGTGATGCTGCCGGCCTCGGTCGCGATCGAGATCGTGCTGGCCGGCGACATCCCGCGCTCGCCGCGCGAGGAGACCTACGTCACCTTCGACGGGCAGACCGGCGACGCGATTGGCCCTGGCGACACCGTGTCGATTCACAAGGCGCCGTACGAACTCCGCCTGCTCAAGCCGTCATCGCACGGCTATTTCCAGGTGCTGCGCCAGAAGCTGCGCTGGGCAGAGCGCTGA
- a CDS encoding polyprenyl synthetase family protein, with protein MSASDFETFADGCRRDLERALAEWLPTPPEACPERLHEAMRYSLLAGGKRLRPVLVLAAADAVGLGHPDARRLALPAACALEMIHTYSLIHDDLPAMDDDTLRRGRPTNHVVYGEALAILAGDGLLTEAFALLAREPALDGPAIASRKLQAMALIGRAAGAWGMVGGQVLDLQWEGAARQARAEDDLARLRDVHARKTGALMRAAVGAGAIMAGGTPEQVAAVDAYGVELGLCFQIVDDVLDVEGDASSLGKSAGKDAAVGKLTYPALFGVEGSRQRARECAERGHAALAAAGLSGHLPAILDWTLTRRQ; from the coding sequence ATGAGCGCCTCCGACTTCGAGACGTTCGCCGACGGCTGCCGGCGCGACCTGGAACGGGCGCTGGCCGAGTGGCTGCCGACGCCCCCCGAGGCGTGTCCCGAGCGCCTGCACGAGGCGATGCGATACAGCCTCCTGGCCGGCGGCAAGCGCCTCCGTCCCGTGCTGGTACTCGCCGCCGCCGACGCGGTCGGCCTGGGCCATCCCGACGCACGCCGCCTCGCCCTGCCGGCCGCCTGCGCGCTCGAGATGATCCACACCTACTCGCTGATCCACGACGACCTGCCGGCGATGGACGACGACACGCTGCGGCGTGGCCGCCCCACCAACCACGTCGTGTACGGCGAGGCCCTGGCCATCCTGGCGGGTGACGGCCTGCTCACCGAGGCGTTCGCGCTCCTGGCCCGCGAGCCGGCGTTGGACGGTCCCGCCATCGCCAGCCGCAAGCTGCAGGCGATGGCCCTCATCGGGCGGGCGGCCGGGGCCTGGGGCATGGTGGGGGGCCAGGTGCTCGATCTGCAGTGGGAGGGCGCGGCCCGCCAGGCGCGCGCCGAGGACGATCTCGCCCGCCTGCGGGACGTGCACGCGCGCAAGACCGGCGCCCTGATGCGCGCGGCCGTGGGCGCTGGCGCCATCATGGCTGGCGGCACCCCCGAGCAGGTGGCCGCCGTCGATGCCTACGGGGTCGAACTCGGCCTCTGCTTCCAGATCGTCGACGACGTGCTCGACGTCGAGGGTGATGCCTCGTCGCTCGGCAAGAGCGCGGGCAAGGACGCGGCGGTTGGCAAGCTGACCTACCCGGCCCTGTTCGGCGTCGAGGGCAGCCGGCAGCGCGCCCGCGAGTGTGCCGAGCGCGGGCATGCCGCGCTCGCGGCGGCCGGCCTGTCCGGTCATCTGCCGGCCATCCTCGACTGGACCCTGACCCGCCGCCAGTGA
- a CDS encoding murein hydrolase activator EnvC has protein sequence MLFLSLLLAAQLATLQQASPSTTPAEPTQASPLVQAAEAAKAQQATRERIAALTREAEVLKRQSKSVLDELRKLEVERNLQLAREAEARQAIAVLGGDIAKLTARQDELQGTLDRERPAVAARLRRLQRLGRVGYARIAWNAKSAQAVGRAARLMNYLARDDGRRLAEYRQNADELAQTRSLLAVRQRDARALQAEARTRRLAAEAAAIRKQDLLASLEQETAERERWLSELVAARARLDSTMAARIEGRPAAPAVPTAPPVDRVPLGARRRQLPWPVDGQVAGRFGRQRDPRFGTTTVSNGITIAADAGKPVRAIHPGTVVFAGTFTGFGQLVIVDHGRQAYSLYGYLSLVGVQRGATIDAGAIVGQVGDAPDGQPGLYLEVRVDGRPVNPLEWLARAQ, from the coding sequence GTGCTGTTCCTCTCGCTCCTGCTGGCCGCGCAGTTGGCCACGCTGCAGCAGGCCTCGCCGAGCACGACGCCGGCCGAGCCGACCCAGGCGTCGCCGCTCGTGCAGGCGGCCGAGGCCGCCAAGGCGCAGCAGGCGACGCGCGAGCGGATCGCTGCGCTGACGAGAGAGGCCGAGGTCCTCAAGCGCCAGTCGAAGTCGGTGCTCGACGAACTGCGCAAGCTGGAGGTCGAGCGCAACCTCCAGTTGGCGCGAGAGGCGGAGGCGCGGCAGGCGATCGCCGTCCTCGGTGGCGACATCGCGAAGCTCACCGCGCGGCAGGACGAGCTGCAGGGCACCCTCGATCGCGAGCGCCCCGCCGTGGCCGCGCGCCTCCGGCGGCTCCAGCGGCTCGGGCGCGTCGGCTACGCGCGCATCGCGTGGAACGCGAAGAGCGCGCAAGCCGTCGGTCGGGCGGCGCGCCTGATGAACTACCTGGCGCGTGACGACGGGCGACGGCTGGCCGAGTACCGCCAGAACGCCGACGAGCTGGCGCAGACCCGATCCCTGCTGGCCGTGCGGCAGCGCGATGCCCGCGCCCTGCAGGCCGAAGCGCGGACGCGTCGGCTCGCGGCCGAGGCGGCCGCCATCCGCAAGCAGGACCTGCTCGCGTCGCTGGAGCAGGAGACGGCGGAACGGGAGCGCTGGCTGTCCGAACTGGTCGCCGCCCGCGCGCGGCTCGACTCGACGATGGCCGCCCGCATCGAAGGGCGCCCCGCAGCGCCGGCGGTTCCCACCGCGCCGCCGGTCGACCGCGTGCCGCTCGGCGCTCGCCGCCGGCAGTTGCCCTGGCCGGTCGACGGCCAGGTGGCGGGCCGCTTCGGTCGCCAGCGCGATCCGCGTTTCGGCACCACGACGGTGAGTAACGGCATCACGATCGCCGCCGACGCCGGCAAGCCGGTGCGGGCCATCCATCCCGGCACGGTCGTGTTCGCCGGCACGTTCACGGGCTTCGGCCAGCTGGTGATCGTCGACCACGGGCGGCAGGCCTACTCGCTGTACGGCTACCTGTCGCTGGTCGGCGTCCAACGGGGAGCCACCATCGACGCCGGCGCGATCGTCGGTCAGGTGGGCGACGCCCCTGATGGGCAGCCGGGGCTGTACCTGGAGGTTCGCGTCGACGGACGTCCGGTCAATCCCCTAGAATGGTTGGCACGCGCCCAGTGA
- the infC gene encoding translation initiation factor IF-3, which yields MIDETGAQLGIMAPAQAVALARSKGLDLVEVAATAVPPVCRITDYGKYQYNEQKKQRQARKHQKTIEVKEVKFRPKVDLHDYDFKKRNISRFLHEGDKVKAVVFFRGREIAHPEIGRRILERLINELNEIAVAENIPRMEGNTMHTILSGRPGLKKIEKPSKPEREPRPENIEDEPEMTDEELRVAAKAAADETAAANVAAPAAEPAE from the coding sequence GTGATCGACGAGACAGGCGCGCAGTTGGGGATCATGGCACCGGCGCAGGCCGTCGCCCTGGCCCGGTCCAAGGGCCTGGACCTCGTCGAAGTCGCTGCCACGGCCGTGCCGCCGGTCTGCCGTATCACCGATTACGGCAAGTACCAGTACAACGAGCAGAAGAAGCAGCGGCAGGCCCGCAAGCACCAGAAGACCATCGAGGTGAAGGAAGTCAAGTTCCGTCCGAAGGTCGACCTGCACGATTACGACTTCAAGAAGCGCAACATCTCGCGCTTCCTGCACGAGGGCGACAAGGTCAAGGCCGTGGTGTTCTTCCGCGGTCGTGAAATCGCCCACCCGGAGATCGGGCGCCGGATTCTCGAGCGGCTGATCAACGAGCTGAACGAGATCGCGGTGGCCGAGAACATCCCGCGGATGGAGGGCAACACCATGCACACCATCCTGTCGGGACGTCCGGGCCTGAAGAAGATCGAGAAGCCCTCGAAGCCGGAGCGCGAGCCGCGTCCGGAGAACATCGAGGACGAGCCGGAGATGACCGACGAGGAACTGCGCGTCGCGGCCAAGGCCGCGGCCGACGAGACCGCGGCGGCCAACGTGGCGGCACCAGCCGCCGAGCCGGCCGAGTAG
- a CDS encoding TlyA family RNA methyltransferase → MTDRAARVRLDQLLVQRGHAASRERARALILAGHVTLPGTTSSPKPGHLVREDADVQVRQADHPYVGRGALKLVHALDTFGIAVEGREALDIGASTGGFTDVLLRRGAAHVVALDVGHNQMDWRLRSDPRVSCLERINARHLVPADLPEGHRAFDIVTADVSFISLRYILPVVPPLLRPGADVVTLVKPQFEAGRDEVGKHGIVRDEAVRARVLAEVVATAAALGLDVQAHAASPIEGMEGNREWLAHFRSRA, encoded by the coding sequence GTGACCGACCGCGCTGCCCGTGTGAGGCTCGATCAGCTGCTCGTGCAGCGCGGACACGCGGCCTCGCGCGAGCGGGCGCGCGCGCTGATCCTGGCCGGGCACGTGACGCTGCCGGGGACCACCAGTTCCCCCAAGCCCGGCCACCTGGTGCGCGAGGATGCCGACGTCCAGGTGCGACAGGCCGACCATCCCTACGTCGGGCGCGGCGCCCTGAAGCTGGTGCACGCCCTCGACACCTTCGGCATCGCCGTGGAGGGCCGCGAGGCGCTCGACATCGGGGCGTCGACCGGCGGCTTCACCGACGTGCTGCTGCGCCGCGGCGCCGCGCACGTCGTGGCGCTCGACGTCGGCCACAACCAGATGGACTGGCGGTTGCGGTCCGATCCGCGCGTCAGTTGCCTCGAACGCATCAACGCCCGGCACCTGGTGCCCGCCGACCTGCCCGAGGGCCACCGGGCGTTCGACATCGTCACCGCCGACGTGTCGTTCATCTCCCTGCGGTACATTCTCCCCGTCGTGCCGCCGCTGTTGCGGCCGGGCGCCGACGTCGTCACGCTGGTCAAGCCGCAGTTCGAGGCTGGTCGCGACGAGGTCGGCAAGCACGGCATCGTGCGCGACGAGGCGGTGCGGGCGCGGGTGCTCGCCGAGGTCGTGGCGACCGCCGCTGCGCTGGGGCTGGACGTGCAGGCGCACGCGGCCTCGCCCATCGAGGGCATGGAAGGCAATCGCGAGTGGCTCGCCCACTTCAGGAGTCGTGCATGA